The following are encoded together in the Ovis aries strain OAR_USU_Benz2616 breed Rambouillet chromosome 15, ARS-UI_Ramb_v3.0, whole genome shotgun sequence genome:
- the TSPAN18 gene encoding tetraspanin-18, with protein MEGDCLSCMKYLMFVFNFFIFLGGACLLGIGIWVMVDPTGFREIVAANPLLITGAYILLAMGGLLFLLGFLGCCGAVRENKCLLLFFFLFILIIFLAELSAAILAFIFRGNLTREFFTKELTKHYQGNNDTDVFSATWNSVMITFGCCGVNGPEDFKYASVFRLLTLDSDEVPEACCRREPQSRDGVLLSREECLLGRDLFLNKQGCYTVILNAFETYVYLAGALAIGVLAIELFAMIFAMCLFRGIQ; from the exons ATGGAAGGCGACTGTCTGAGCTGCATGAAGTATCTGATGTTTGTGTTCAATTTCTTCATATTT CTGGGCGGGGCCTGCTTGCTGGGCATCGGCATCTGGGTCATGGTGGACCCCACCGGCTTCCGGGAGATCGTGGCCGCCAACCCCCTGCTCATCACGGGTGCCTACATCCTCCTGGCCATGGGGGGCCTGCTTTTTCTGCTCGGCTTCCTGGGCTGCTGCGGGGCCGTCCGGGAGAACAAGTGTCTGCTGCTGTTC TTCTTCTTGTTCATCCTGATCATCTTCTTGGCAGAGCTCTCAGCAGCCATCCTGGCCTTCATCTTCAGGGGGAAT ctCACCCGTGAATTCTTCACCAAGGAGCTCACCAAGCACTACCAGGGCAACAACGACACGGACGTCTTCTCCGCCACCTGGAACTCTGTCATGATCACG TTTGGTTGCTGTGGGGTCAACGGGCCCGAAGATTTTAAGTATGCATCAGTTTTCCGACTCCTGACTTTGGACAGTGATGAGGTGCCGGAGGCCTGCTGCCGGAGAGAACCCCAGAGTCGGGACGGGGTCCTGCTGAGCAGAGAGGAATGCCTCCTGGGAAGGGACCTGTTCCTGAACAAGCAG GGCTGTTACACGGTGATCCTCAACGCCTTCGAGACTTACGTCTACCTGGCCGGAGCCCTGGCGATAGGCGTGCTGGCCATCGAG ctatttgccatgatctttgccATGTGCCTCTTCCGGGGCATCCAGTAG